A region from the Aquimarina sp. ERC-38 genome encodes:
- a CDS encoding DEAD/DEAH box helicase — translation MNFTEFNLSNSLQNALDDLGFQTATPIQIEAFSPIMSGKDVVGIAQTGTGKTFAYLLPILRSLKYSVQQNPRVLILVPTRELVVQVFSEIEKLSKYLNIRCAGVYGGTNINTQKEQVAAGLDIVVATPGRLFDLAACRALQLKSIQKIVIDEVDVMLDLGFRPQLMNIFDILPRQRQHIMFSATMTQEVEAIIEQIFNKPQKVSVARSGTPLENIEQFTYDLPNFNTKVNFLLYLLEKRSDFTKVLVFINHKKLADRLFEQLEQEFPEECAVIHSNKTQNYRLRSIENFESGDIRILIATDIMARGLDIYDISHVINLDTPEYPENYMHRIGRTGRAEKKGVSLVFTTPKEKEFREEIEELMEQKISLDILPEAVDVSTELIPEEQEKVKEHYNPNRRPEDEVGPAFHEKKEKNKKVNLGGKYQREIKKKYKKPKTKGDKTFNLKHKKRK, via the coding sequence GTGAATTTTACTGAATTTAATTTAAGCAATTCCTTACAGAATGCCCTGGACGATTTAGGTTTTCAAACTGCAACCCCGATTCAGATAGAGGCTTTTTCTCCTATTATGTCCGGTAAGGATGTCGTGGGCATTGCACAAACCGGTACCGGAAAGACCTTTGCATATTTATTACCCATTTTACGTTCTTTAAAGTATTCGGTTCAACAAAACCCGAGAGTACTTATTCTTGTTCCTACCCGTGAATTGGTAGTACAGGTATTTAGCGAAATTGAAAAGTTGAGCAAATACCTTAACATTCGATGTGCCGGAGTGTATGGGGGTACCAATATCAATACGCAAAAAGAGCAGGTCGCTGCCGGACTGGATATAGTCGTAGCAACTCCGGGGCGGTTGTTTGACCTGGCGGCTTGTCGGGCTTTGCAATTAAAATCCATACAGAAGATAGTGATTGATGAAGTAGATGTTATGTTAGATTTGGGGTTTCGCCCCCAATTAATGAACATTTTTGATATCTTACCACGTCAGCGACAACATATTATGTTTTCAGCAACCATGACCCAGGAAGTGGAAGCTATTATCGAACAAATATTTAATAAACCACAAAAGGTTTCTGTAGCCAGAAGCGGGACACCTTTAGAAAATATCGAACAATTTACTTACGATCTTCCTAATTTTAATACGAAAGTAAATTTCTTACTGTATTTACTGGAAAAACGGTCGGATTTTACTAAAGTTTTGGTATTTATCAATCATAAAAAATTGGCTGACCGGCTTTTTGAGCAATTAGAACAGGAATTTCCGGAAGAATGTGCGGTCATACACTCCAATAAAACCCAAAATTACCGGTTACGAAGTATTGAAAACTTTGAATCCGGTGACATTCGGATATTGATTGCTACGGATATTATGGCGAGAGGTTTGGATATCTACGATATTAGCCACGTGATCAATTTGGATACTCCGGAATATCCGGAAAATTACATGCATCGTATTGGACGAACCGGAAGGGCTGAAAAAAAAGGCGTTTCGCTGGTTTTTACTACGCCTAAAGAAAAGGAGTTTAGGGAAGAAATCGAAGAATTGATGGAGCAAAAAATCAGCTTGGATATCCTACCGGAAGCAGTAGACGTATCTACTGAACTAATACCTGAAGAACAGGAAAAAGTCAAAGAACATTACAATCCAAACCGACGACCGGAGGATGAAGTAGGACCTGCTTTTCATGAAAAAAAGGAGAAAAATAAAAAAGTAAATTTAGGCGGAAAATACCAACGCGAAATTAAAAAGAAATATAAAAAACCGAAAACTAAAGGGGATAAAACCTTTAACTTAAAGCATAAAAAGAGAAAGTGA
- a CDS encoding NADPH-dependent FMN reductase encodes MNKILAIAGSNSTTSINQRLVEWVAGELPGQKVKVLKIGSYQIPIYSEDLERTSGIPGQIMGIAKEIEEATALILSVSEHNGTWSAFFKNIIDWLSRYNRNFLEHKKILLMSTSPGQRGGLTAVEHARQILPRFSGEVVESFSFPSFYQNFNKEMGTVTNEVLLLGLREVLTTFSQNLMES; translated from the coding sequence ATGAATAAAATACTGGCTATCGCCGGATCAAATAGCACAACTTCTATTAATCAACGCTTGGTAGAATGGGTGGCGGGGGAATTACCAGGTCAAAAAGTGAAAGTGTTAAAAATTGGTTCGTACCAAATACCTATATATAGCGAAGATCTGGAACGTACTTCCGGCATCCCCGGACAAATTATGGGTATTGCAAAAGAAATAGAAGAAGCCACAGCCCTGATACTCTCTGTAAGTGAACATAACGGAACCTGGAGTGCTTTTTTTAAGAACATTATAGATTGGCTGTCCCGATACAACCGGAACTTCCTGGAACATAAAAAAATACTGTTGATGAGTACCTCTCCCGGGCAACGGGGCGGACTGACTGCGGTAGAACACGCACGGCAAATTTTACCAAGATTTAGCGGAGAAGTCGTAGAAAGTTTTAGCTTTCCTTCCTTTTATCAAAATTTTAATAAAGAAATGGGTACGGTCACGAATGAAGTTTTATTATTAGGATTACGGGAAGTATTAACGACTTTCTCTCAAAACCTGATGGAAAGCTGA